From Roseibium alexandrii DFL-11, the proteins below share one genomic window:
- a CDS encoding sensor histidine kinase: protein MTRLTRFTRTTAFKLSLLYIAVFTLLSGFLLIYISENTDHLMSEQVVQTIDAELKGLSDIYVRGGVRDLVETIDRRSRHPDASLYLLVDFSGNALVGNIARLPTTVLEEADGGIRRVHYTRIGQDSPDTQRQAMVRTFELRGGFRLLVGRDLGEQLRFSHLLGNALRLWLIVVVVMGAITWLFVSRRVMKRIDEITDTSRTIMTGDLTGRLPIAGNDDEFDRLAVSLNTMLDRIELLMRSMKDVTDNIAHDLKTPLTRLQTRVETALRQAEGQNRYKEALEETLSETDHLLRIFNALLRIARIESMAPGEVMERVDINNLINEVSELYEPLVEDEGGVLETQVSGGLEAVCQKDLVFQGLVNLIENALKYGRPKDGEFRIRISASEHEGRVVLNVSDTGPGIPEKDQDRVKDRFVRLDESRSEPGTGLGLSLVKAVARLHGGELQLTNGDPGLVARIDLTRARPGSSGSSNGHGGQSDGANPKPE from the coding sequence GTGACACGGCTCACTAGGTTTACCCGGACAACAGCGTTCAAGCTGTCACTGCTGTACATCGCAGTGTTCACGCTGTTGTCGGGTTTCCTGCTCATCTACATTTCCGAAAATACCGACCACCTGATGTCGGAACAGGTGGTTCAGACCATCGACGCCGAACTCAAGGGGCTGTCGGATATTTATGTACGCGGCGGTGTGCGCGATCTGGTGGAGACCATCGACCGGCGGTCACGCCATCCGGACGCCAGCCTCTACCTTCTTGTTGATTTTTCGGGCAATGCCCTGGTTGGCAACATCGCCCGCCTGCCAACAACTGTTCTGGAGGAGGCCGATGGCGGTATCCGCCGCGTTCACTACACCCGCATTGGGCAGGACAGTCCGGATACGCAACGCCAGGCAATGGTCCGGACCTTTGAGCTGCGCGGCGGGTTTCGCCTGCTGGTTGGGCGTGACCTTGGCGAACAGCTGCGCTTTTCTCACCTTCTCGGCAATGCACTTCGCTTGTGGCTGATCGTTGTCGTCGTCATGGGTGCGATCACCTGGCTCTTTGTCAGCCGGCGCGTGATGAAGCGGATCGACGAGATCACGGACACCAGCCGCACGATCATGACCGGAGATCTGACCGGACGATTGCCGATTGCCGGCAATGATGATGAATTCGACCGGTTGGCCGTTAGCCTGAATACGATGCTCGACCGGATCGAGCTTCTGATGCGGTCCATGAAGGATGTGACCGACAACATCGCGCATGATCTGAAGACGCCTCTGACGCGTTTGCAAACCCGCGTGGAAACCGCCTTGCGTCAGGCGGAAGGGCAAAACCGCTACAAAGAGGCGCTTGAAGAAACGCTGAGCGAAACCGATCACTTGCTGAGGATCTTTAACGCGCTGTTGCGGATTGCGCGGATCGAATCCATGGCACCTGGAGAGGTTATGGAGCGCGTTGATATCAACAACCTCATCAATGAAGTGTCAGAGCTCTACGAGCCGCTGGTTGAAGATGAAGGGGGCGTTTTGGAGACCCAAGTGTCCGGCGGTCTCGAAGCGGTCTGCCAAAAAGATCTGGTGTTCCAGGGGCTGGTCAACCTTATCGAGAATGCTCTGAAATACGGACGCCCAAAGGATGGAGAGTTCCGGATTAGAATCTCTGCGAGCGAGCATGAGGGCCGGGTGGTGTTAAATGTCTCCGACACAGGCCCTGGAATCCCGGAAAAGGATCAGGATCGGGTCAAAGACCGGTTTGTCCGTCTTGATGAAAGCCGCTCGGAGCCGGGAACCGGTTTGGGATTGAGCTTGGTCAAGGCCGTTGCCCGCTTGCATGGTGGAGAGTTGCAGCTCACAAATGGGGACCCGGGCCTTGTCGCCCGGATCGATCTTACCCGGGCCAGACCGGGAAGCAGCGGGAGCAGCAATGGGCACGGCGGGCAATCAGACGGGGCAAACCCAAAACCGGAATGA
- a CDS encoding response regulator transcription factor translates to MLQILVIEDDHEAANYLAKGLSELGHRADKADDGETGLQMALDRDYDILIVDRMLPKRDGLAVIEELRKSGNHTPVLILSALGQVDDRVTGLKAGGDDYLPKPYAFTELQARVEALARRPKSASQVETTYTVGDLTLDRMAHSCRRGDMEIPLQPREFRLLEYLMQHAGQVVTRTMLLENVWEYHFDPQTNVIDVHISRLRGKIDKGFDVPLLHTIRGAGYTIRDTAH, encoded by the coding sequence ATGTTGCAGATTCTTGTGATTGAAGACGACCACGAAGCAGCCAACTACCTTGCGAAGGGTTTGAGCGAGCTTGGTCACAGGGCGGACAAGGCGGACGACGGTGAGACCGGTCTGCAAATGGCGCTTGATCGCGACTACGACATCCTGATCGTCGATCGCATGTTGCCCAAACGCGATGGCCTCGCCGTAATCGAGGAACTGCGGAAGAGCGGCAATCATACGCCGGTTCTGATCCTGTCAGCGCTCGGTCAGGTCGATGACCGCGTCACGGGTTTAAAGGCCGGGGGCGATGATTATCTGCCCAAACCCTATGCTTTCACAGAATTGCAGGCACGCGTCGAAGCTTTGGCGCGGCGGCCTAAATCTGCCAGTCAAGTAGAAACCACCTACACAGTCGGCGACCTGACGCTGGACAGGATGGCCCACTCCTGCCGTCGCGGTGACATGGAAATCCCGCTGCAACCGCGCGAATTCCGTTTGCTGGAATATCTGATGCAGCATGCGGGACAGGTTGTGACCCGGACAATGCTCCTGGAAAATGTCTGGGAGTATCATTTTGACCCTCAGACAAACGTTATTGATGTCCACATCTCGCGTTTGCGCGGCAAGATCGACAAAGGGTTCGACGTCCCGCTGCTCCATACGATCCGCGGTGCCGGATACACCATCCGTGACACGGCTCACTAG
- a CDS encoding Do family serine endopeptidase has translation MENRRSSSPLRSRRAKLLAGAVVLGAAGLMTVQTIVPAQLAQATPVRIDNAAPADFSDVVGAVSPAVVSVQVKQAAEPRMMNFNGGNNFRDFFEDLPNGHPFERFFRDFGERGGEEGRPQRPTPRQYGMSQGSGFFISADGFVVTNQHVIDKGTEFTVIDHEGEEYDAVLIGADKRTDLALLKIDGGKDFTYVDFADEAPEVGEWTVAIGNPFGLGGSVTAGIVSARGRDIGAGPYDDFIQIDAPVNRGNSGGPAFNMNGEVIGVNAAIFSPSGGNVGIAFAIPASTAQDVIMELKDDGTVVRGWLGVQIQNVTDDIAESLGLDEAHGAIVSEAQEGSPAAKAGLRSGDTILEVEGAKVDGPRDLSKIIAAYDPDTSVEITVWRDGKEQDIDVTLGRLQDQQQAAAEPEAVEQQKTSLDDMGLVLTSKADAGLDGNGVLIADIDPDSPASEKRLSRGDVILEVAGMPVNSPEDVIKAVKKAEEDGRKAVLFRVESNDNTRFVALPMNLA, from the coding sequence ATGGAAAATCGTCGGTCAAGCTCCCCTTTGCGGTCTCGCCGCGCCAAACTGCTGGCCGGTGCAGTCGTACTCGGTGCGGCCGGTCTCATGACCGTGCAGACCATTGTGCCGGCGCAACTGGCGCAAGCAACGCCAGTCCGTATCGATAACGCCGCACCTGCTGATTTCTCTGATGTCGTCGGAGCCGTGAGCCCGGCTGTTGTCAGTGTGCAGGTCAAACAGGCTGCTGAGCCCCGGATGATGAATTTCAACGGCGGCAACAACTTCCGTGATTTCTTCGAGGATCTGCCAAACGGGCACCCGTTCGAGCGTTTCTTTCGTGACTTCGGCGAACGTGGCGGCGAAGAAGGCCGGCCGCAACGCCCCACGCCGCGGCAATACGGCATGTCCCAGGGTTCCGGTTTCTTTATCTCCGCTGATGGATTTGTTGTGACGAACCAGCACGTGATCGACAAGGGCACTGAATTCACAGTAATCGATCATGAAGGCGAAGAGTATGACGCCGTCCTGATCGGAGCCGACAAGCGCACGGATCTTGCGCTTCTGAAAATCGACGGCGGCAAGGATTTCACCTATGTCGACTTTGCCGACGAGGCGCCGGAAGTTGGCGAGTGGACCGTTGCCATCGGCAACCCGTTCGGTCTCGGTGGATCGGTAACCGCAGGTATCGTGTCTGCACGTGGCCGTGACATCGGCGCAGGTCCCTATGACGACTTCATCCAGATCGATGCTCCGGTGAACCGTGGCAACTCCGGTGGTCCGGCGTTCAACATGAACGGTGAGGTCATCGGCGTGAACGCTGCGATCTTCTCGCCGTCCGGCGGCAACGTCGGCATCGCATTCGCCATCCCGGCCTCCACGGCTCAGGATGTCATTATGGAACTGAAGGACGATGGCACGGTCGTGCGCGGCTGGCTCGGTGTTCAGATCCAGAACGTGACCGATGACATTGCCGAAAGCCTTGGTCTTGATGAAGCGCATGGCGCGATCGTCTCTGAAGCCCAGGAAGGCAGCCCCGCCGCCAAGGCAGGTCTGCGGTCCGGTGACACGATCCTCGAAGTTGAAGGTGCAAAGGTCGATGGCCCGCGTGATCTGTCCAAGATCATCGCCGCATATGATCCGGATACCTCAGTGGAAATCACCGTTTGGCGCGATGGCAAGGAGCAGGACATCGATGTGACCCTCGGTCGCCTGCAGGATCAGCAGCAAGCTGCTGCCGAGCCGGAAGCCGTGGAGCAGCAAAAAACCAGCCTGGACGACATGGGTCTTGTCCTGACGTCCAAGGCAGATGCTGGTCTTGACGGTAACGGCGTCCTGATCGCCGACATTGATCCGGACAGCCCGGCCTCCGAAAAGCGCTTGAGCCGCGGTGATGTGATCCTTGAAGTTGCCGGCATGCCGGTCAACTCGCCGGAAGACGTTATCAAGGCGGTGAAGAAGGCGGAAGAAGATGGCCGCAAGGCAGTCTTGTTCCGGGTTGAAAGCAACGACAACACCCGGTTTGTGGCTCTGCCCATGAACCTGGCCTGA
- a CDS encoding glutathione S-transferase translates to MRDGNVMTDQPILYSFRRCPYAMRARLALMSSGLTVELREIVLRDKAPEFLETSPSATVPCLKSGTQVIDESLDIMVWALEQSDPDNWLKPETGSLNEMRTLIATCDGPFKTNLDRYKYDTRYADADKTSERSAASEFLKELDRRLDGSAWLFGARPCLADFAILPFVRQFANADRDWFDSQDWENLKTWLVTFEKSDRFAAIMPKFSKWENGDTPIFFP, encoded by the coding sequence ATGCGCGATGGGAACGTTATGACCGACCAGCCAATACTCTATTCTTTCCGGCGCTGCCCTTACGCGATGCGGGCAAGGCTCGCATTAATGTCCAGCGGATTGACCGTGGAATTGCGGGAAATTGTTCTGCGCGACAAGGCACCTGAATTTCTGGAAACATCTCCTTCTGCAACGGTTCCGTGCCTGAAGTCGGGTACGCAGGTGATTGATGAAAGCCTCGACATCATGGTCTGGGCATTGGAGCAATCTGACCCGGACAATTGGCTTAAACCGGAAACGGGGAGTCTGAACGAGATGCGTACCTTGATCGCAACTTGTGACGGGCCGTTTAAAACCAATCTGGATCGATACAAATACGATACGCGGTATGCTGATGCGGACAAGACGTCCGAGCGGTCAGCGGCCTCTGAGTTCCTGAAAGAGCTGGACCGGCGGCTCGATGGCTCCGCTTGGCTGTTTGGAGCGCGGCCTTGTTTGGCAGACTTTGCGATTCTGCCCTTCGTCAGACAGTTTGCGAATGCGGACCGCGACTGGTTCGATTCTCAAGACTGGGAAAACCTGAAAACGTGGCTGGTGACTTTCGAGAAATCCGACAGGTTCGCGGCCATCATGCCGAAGTTTTCCAAGTGGGAAAACGGTGATACGCCAATCTTTTTTCCGTGA
- a CDS encoding DUF2336 domain-containing protein → MDDSLLKLAKASSSQKKHELAAHMTGLLAVRDDATTSSEETKLLNSMLEGVYTSLGDDAKQEMSDKLADVSAMSSTLAAALANEEIPIAQAVLERSTSLSEADIVKLAQTKGQDFLLALAKRDHVSKDVTKILISRGDKDVKQTVACNLGAEIEMPEFEALVKDMPKQMGDRIRHLRKSNEELLEDLFKDDGEIAAGSELQRRPSKISPKAWVMGIKMGKTTLNKAVYQCSVEHNLFDVVALLSFFSGMQLKYVHNLMVRFDSTGIATICRATGLGAKEFQAICKERCKHLKFPESTGSKWLTNYHMLDDTDARRLLNLMKIKLKATERAEAA, encoded by the coding sequence ATGGACGATTCGCTTCTTAAACTTGCAAAGGCAAGCTCTTCGCAGAAAAAGCACGAGTTGGCAGCTCATATGACCGGGCTGCTCGCGGTGCGTGATGACGCTACCACCTCCTCCGAAGAAACCAAGTTGCTGAATTCCATGCTGGAAGGCGTTTATACGTCTCTTGGCGACGACGCCAAGCAGGAGATGTCAGACAAGCTGGCAGACGTCTCTGCCATGTCCTCAACCCTTGCTGCAGCCCTTGCGAACGAGGAAATCCCGATCGCCCAGGCTGTTCTGGAGCGCTCCACCTCGCTTTCCGAAGCAGACATCGTCAAGCTGGCCCAAACCAAGGGCCAGGATTTTCTCCTCGCGCTCGCCAAACGCGATCACGTCAGTAAAGACGTGACCAAGATCCTGATTTCGCGCGGAGACAAGGACGTCAAGCAAACCGTTGCCTGCAATCTTGGCGCAGAGATCGAGATGCCGGAGTTTGAGGCATTGGTCAAAGACATGCCCAAACAGATGGGCGACCGGATCCGCCACCTGCGCAAGTCCAACGAAGAGCTTCTGGAAGACCTCTTCAAGGACGATGGTGAAATTGCCGCCGGCAGTGAACTTCAACGCCGCCCGTCCAAAATCAGCCCGAAAGCCTGGGTCATGGGCATCAAGATGGGCAAGACCACGCTCAACAAGGCTGTCTACCAGTGCAGTGTGGAACACAATCTCTTCGATGTGGTCGCCTTGCTTTCCTTCTTCTCCGGCATGCAGTTGAAGTATGTCCACAACCTTATGGTCCGGTTCGACAGCACCGGGATTGCGACCATCTGCCGGGCAACGGGCCTTGGTGCCAAGGAGTTCCAGGCAATCTGCAAGGAGCGTTGCAAGCATCTGAAGTTTCCGGAGAGCACCGGCAGCAAATGGCTGACCAATTACCACATGTTGGATGATACCGATGCCCGCCGGCTGTTGAACCTGATGAAAATCAAGCTCAAGGCAACCGAACGCGCCGAAGCTGCCTGA
- a CDS encoding DUF2336 domain-containing protein, with amino-acid sequence MLEKLIELANNTTPEKRHKLAHHVTELFIKGADSYQVEEIALFNLLLENMLPLMEQQQKKKISEKLAPVRKASRGLAVSLAREKIDIARPMLTTSEALQNDDILKLAKTMGQDHLLAISQRHHLESNVTDVLLERGEQPVKRSVAANSGAEISKWGARILVKLAESDETIRDSMIERSDITEADLEKLISHMPPKQQDVIRGLRHQNEELVHELFQKASRAVTATTLQRKASRINAKVMLKDIRDEESTLGKAITQLALSNNLFEICFLMSEMAGLEQKYVTNMLLRYDAAGAAVLCKALDLTEAEYRAVSKARTVQNKQPATTVDNWVADYQTLSSRDARRLLSFMKIRLATLSDEAA; translated from the coding sequence ATGCTTGAAAAACTTATTGAACTTGCCAACAACACCACACCTGAAAAACGACACAAGCTCGCTCATCATGTAACCGAGCTCTTTATCAAAGGCGCCGACAGCTATCAGGTCGAAGAGATCGCCCTTTTCAATCTGCTGCTGGAAAATATGCTGCCGTTGATGGAGCAGCAGCAAAAGAAAAAGATCTCAGAAAAGCTGGCGCCCGTCCGCAAGGCCTCGCGCGGGTTGGCGGTATCGCTTGCGCGGGAGAAGATCGATATTGCCCGGCCCATGCTTACGACATCAGAAGCCCTTCAGAACGATGATATTCTCAAACTCGCCAAGACCATGGGCCAAGATCATTTGTTGGCGATCTCTCAAAGGCACCATCTGGAGTCCAACGTAACGGATGTCTTGCTGGAGCGCGGCGAGCAGCCAGTCAAACGTTCCGTTGCCGCCAACTCCGGTGCAGAGATTTCAAAGTGGGGAGCCCGTATCCTCGTTAAACTGGCCGAGAGCGATGAGACCATCCGCGATTCCATGATCGAACGATCGGACATCACGGAAGCTGATTTGGAAAAACTCATTAGCCACATGCCACCAAAGCAGCAAGACGTCATTCGAGGCTTGCGTCATCAGAACGAGGAGCTTGTCCACGAGCTCTTCCAGAAAGCCAGCCGGGCTGTCACTGCAACAACACTTCAGCGCAAGGCATCGCGCATCAACGCCAAGGTCATGCTCAAGGACATCCGGGACGAAGAATCGACCTTGGGCAAGGCAATCACCCAACTGGCATTGTCCAACAATCTGTTCGAGATCTGTTTCCTTATGTCCGAAATGGCCGGGCTTGAGCAGAAATATGTGACGAACATGCTTCTGCGCTACGACGCCGCCGGCGCAGCTGTTCTTTGCAAGGCACTTGATCTGACTGAGGCCGAGTACAGGGCGGTTTCGAAAGCAAGGACAGTTCAAAACAAGCAACCGGCAACCACTGTCGACAACTGGGTAGCAGATTATCAAACGCTGTCATCGCGCGACGCCCGTCGCTTGTTGTCGTTTATGAAAATCCGGCTGGCCACGCTTAGCGATGAAGCGGCGTAA
- a CDS encoding bifunctional alpha/beta hydrolase/OsmC family protein — protein sequence MAQQAQKLEFEGSQGAHLAARLDLPAGPIRAFALFAHCFTCSKDIAAARHIAGALSAEGVAVLRFDFTGLGGSGGDFSSTGFSSNVEDLKVAADFLRKNYEAPQLLIGHSLGGAAVLSVAKDIPEVRAVVTIGAPSEAGHVVHNFAHAIDDIKEQGALEVDLAGRPFTIRREFLADLERQAVLSHTAELGKALLVMHAPLDETVGIDNAGEIFLAAKHPKSFVSLDKADHLLSRSQDAEYAAKVIAGWSSGYLDPIVEPDASAKGDGVEVVETGQGKFQALVASGHHRLIADEPESYGGFDSGPSPYGYLSAALGACTVMTLRMYADRKGLDIDRIGTTVLHDKVHAAECEDCSEEQKTRGGKIDRFERLITLEGDLDAATRTRLLEIADKCPVHRTLEAGAAVVTREVEA from the coding sequence TTGGCACAACAAGCACAAAAACTGGAATTTGAAGGATCGCAAGGCGCGCACCTTGCCGCGCGGCTTGATCTGCCGGCTGGGCCCATCCGCGCCTTTGCGCTGTTCGCCCATTGCTTCACCTGTTCGAAGGACATCGCAGCCGCGCGACACATCGCCGGCGCGTTGAGCGCAGAAGGCGTTGCCGTTTTGCGGTTCGACTTTACCGGACTTGGCGGCAGCGGCGGCGATTTTTCCTCAACCGGGTTTTCCTCCAATGTCGAAGACCTGAAGGTCGCGGCGGATTTCCTGCGCAAGAACTACGAAGCTCCGCAGCTTCTTATCGGCCATTCGCTTGGCGGCGCGGCTGTTCTGTCTGTCGCCAAAGACATCCCCGAGGTGCGTGCGGTCGTCACGATTGGTGCCCCATCTGAAGCGGGTCATGTCGTGCATAATTTTGCCCATGCGATCGATGATATTAAGGAGCAGGGCGCCCTAGAGGTTGATCTTGCCGGTCGGCCCTTCACCATCCGGCGCGAGTTTCTGGCAGACCTGGAACGCCAAGCTGTGCTCTCGCACACAGCAGAACTCGGAAAAGCACTTCTGGTCATGCATGCGCCGCTGGACGAAACGGTCGGCATCGACAATGCCGGCGAAATCTTTCTCGCCGCCAAGCACCCAAAGAGCTTTGTGTCGCTGGATAAGGCCGATCACCTGCTGTCCCGCAGTCAGGATGCCGAATACGCAGCGAAAGTTATTGCCGGATGGTCCAGCGGCTATCTGGATCCGATTGTTGAACCGGACGCCAGTGCGAAAGGCGACGGCGTGGAAGTCGTCGAAACGGGGCAGGGCAAGTTTCAGGCACTCGTCGCCAGTGGACATCACCGGCTGATTGCCGACGAACCGGAAAGCTATGGCGGTTTTGACAGCGGCCCGTCGCCCTATGGGTATCTCTCTGCAGCGCTTGGTGCGTGTACGGTCATGACGCTGCGCATGTATGCCGACCGGAAGGGGCTGGACATCGACCGGATCGGGACGACGGTGTTGCATGACAAGGTCCATGCCGCTGAATGCGAGGACTGTTCGGAGGAGCAGAAAACCCGCGGTGGCAAAATTGACCGTTTTGAGCGGTTGATCACGCTGGAGGGCGATCTCGATGCAGCAACCCGGACACGATTGCTCGAGATCGCGGACAAGTGCCCCGTTCACAGGACGCTGGAAGCCGGGGCTGCTGTCGTCACCCGCGAAGTTGAAGCCTGA
- a CDS encoding cytochrome c-type biogenesis protein, with the protein MKRLLACLSLVLCVLSGPALAISPDEILEDPALETRARALSAELRCMVCQNQSIDDSDAPLAKDLRVLVRERLVAGDTDAQVIDFLVDRYGEFVLLKPRFAWHTLFLWAAGPLALIAGIAAIVITLRRRQTTAAAAGENQPAPKLSAEEEKRLKVLLSSKDQS; encoded by the coding sequence ATGAAACGGCTCCTTGCCTGTCTTTCGCTGGTCTTGTGTGTCCTTTCAGGGCCTGCGCTTGCCATCTCACCGGATGAAATCCTGGAGGACCCGGCGCTGGAGACGCGGGCCCGGGCCTTGTCGGCCGAGCTCCGCTGCATGGTCTGTCAGAACCAGTCAATCGACGACAGCGACGCGCCGCTCGCCAAGGACCTGCGGGTTCTGGTGCGCGAGCGTCTGGTCGCCGGTGACACGGATGCGCAGGTGATTGATTTCCTGGTCGACCGGTACGGCGAATTTGTTCTTTTGAAGCCACGGTTTGCTTGGCACACGCTCTTTCTGTGGGCCGCCGGGCCCCTTGCTTTGATCGCGGGGATTGCCGCCATTGTCATCACACTGCGCCGCAGACAAACGACAGCTGCTGCGGCGGGAGAAAACCAGCCGGCGCCGAAATTGTCTGCGGAAGAAGAAAAGCGCTTGAAAGTGCTGCTGTCTTCAAAAGATCAGAGCTGA
- a CDS encoding heme lyase CcmF/NrfE family subunit, translating to MLVELGHYALVLAFALTLVVSVVPLWGALKGDGRLMAVATPVSVTVFFLVLVSFAVLTVAYVASDFSVVNVYENSHSAKPLLFKITGVWGNHEGSMLLWVLILVFFGALVGVFGGNLPDDLRATTLAVQGWISAGFLLFLLATSNPFNRYENPPIEGNDLNPILQDIGLAIHPPLLYVGYVGFSITFSFAVAALILGRTDAAWARWVRPWTLLAWSFLTLGIAMGSYWAYYELGWGGWWFWDPVENASFMPWLAGTALLHSAIVMEKREALKVWTVLLAIFTFSLSLLGAFLVRSGVLTSVHAFATDPSRGVFILGLLCLFIGGSLSLFAWRAPMLKQGGLFAPISREGGLVLNNLFLTAATAAVLVGTLYPLVLDAITGEMISVGEPFFNLTFGPLMVPLLMAVPFGPILAWKRGDLLAASQRLYAAFGLALLMTLFTFWLWGMERVLAPLGVGLAVWVMAGAISEIVTRVKFFEIGPKRGFARLYGLPGSAWGTATAHFGIGVTVLGIVTSSAFQEEQVRTMRPGDTVNVSGYELTFDGAVPRRGPNFVEEVGHFTVREGGAFVAEMKPSKRVYTARQMPTTEAAIHTTGFSQVYVSLGERRNDGAVDVRAYYKPLITLIWIGCVIMALGAAFSMADRRLRVGAPKPATKRKQTASVPAE from the coding sequence ATGTTGGTCGAACTCGGACATTACGCTCTGGTATTGGCGTTTGCTTTGACACTGGTTGTGTCAGTGGTGCCGTTATGGGGAGCCTTGAAAGGCGATGGCCGCCTCATGGCAGTCGCCACACCGGTCTCCGTGACCGTCTTCTTTCTGGTTCTTGTGTCGTTTGCGGTTCTGACCGTGGCTTACGTTGCTTCGGATTTTTCCGTCGTGAACGTTTATGAGAACTCGCACTCCGCAAAACCGCTTCTTTTCAAGATCACCGGTGTCTGGGGCAATCATGAAGGCTCCATGTTGCTCTGGGTGCTGATTCTGGTCTTCTTCGGAGCTCTGGTCGGGGTATTTGGCGGCAATCTTCCGGATGATCTGAGAGCCACCACGCTGGCTGTTCAGGGCTGGATTTCCGCCGGTTTCCTGCTGTTCCTGCTGGCAACGTCAAACCCGTTCAACCGTTATGAAAATCCGCCAATTGAAGGCAACGACCTCAACCCGATCCTGCAGGATATTGGCCTGGCGATCCACCCGCCGTTGCTCTATGTCGGCTATGTCGGTTTCTCGATCACCTTCTCCTTTGCTGTCGCTGCGCTCATTTTGGGACGTACGGACGCGGCCTGGGCTCGTTGGGTCCGGCCGTGGACACTGCTGGCCTGGAGCTTCCTGACACTCGGCATCGCTATGGGCTCTTATTGGGCATACTACGAGCTCGGCTGGGGCGGCTGGTGGTTCTGGGATCCGGTCGAAAATGCATCCTTTATGCCGTGGCTTGCCGGCACGGCGCTGCTCCACTCCGCGATCGTTATGGAAAAACGGGAAGCGTTGAAGGTCTGGACGGTGCTTCTGGCGATCTTCACGTTCTCGCTGTCGCTGCTGGGCGCCTTCCTGGTCCGCTCGGGTGTGCTGACATCTGTTCATGCATTTGCCACTGATCCCTCGCGTGGCGTGTTTATTCTCGGGCTCCTGTGCCTCTTTATCGGCGGCTCGCTGTCGCTGTTTGCCTGGCGTGCACCGATGCTGAAACAGGGCGGCCTGTTTGCCCCGATCAGCCGGGAAGGCGGACTGGTTCTCAACAACCTCTTCCTGACGGCGGCCACGGCCGCTGTTCTGGTCGGGACGCTGTATCCGCTGGTGCTGGACGCAATCACCGGCGAAATGATTTCGGTTGGTGAACCGTTCTTCAATCTGACCTTCGGACCGTTGATGGTGCCGCTCCTGATGGCTGTTCCGTTCGGGCCAATCCTGGCCTGGAAACGCGGGGATCTTCTGGCAGCCTCACAGCGGCTCTATGCGGCGTTCGGACTTGCGTTGCTGATGACCCTGTTCACCTTCTGGCTCTGGGGCATGGAGCGGGTTCTTGCCCCTCTCGGTGTCGGACTGGCGGTCTGGGTAATGGCCGGGGCAATTTCCGAAATCGTCACACGGGTGAAGTTCTTCGAAATCGGTCCAAAACGCGGTTTTGCGCGTCTCTATGGTCTTCCAGGCTCTGCCTGGGGAACTGCCACCGCCCATTTCGGCATCGGCGTCACCGTGCTTGGCATTGTGACATCCTCTGCGTTCCAGGAAGAGCAGGTCCGGACAATGCGGCCCGGCGATACGGTGAACGTCTCTGGATATGAGCTGACTTTTGACGGCGCGGTGCCGCGCCGCGGGCCAAACTTCGTTGAAGAGGTCGGGCACTTCACGGTTCGTGAAGGTGGTGCATTCGTTGCCGAGATGAAGCCGTCCAAACGGGTCTATACAGCGCGCCAGATGCCGACCACTGAAGCGGCAATTCATACGACTGGCTTTTCGCAGGTCTATGTCTCCCTAGGGGAACGGCGCAATGACGGTGCGGTGGATGTCCGTGCCTATTACAAGCCGCTGATCACGCTCATCTGGATCGGCTGTGTGATCATGGCGCTTGGCGCGGCCTTCTCCATGGCGGACCGCCGCTTGCGGGTTGGGGCTCCGAAACCGGCTACCAAACGCAAACAAACTGCCAGCGTTCCGGCGGAATAG
- the ccmE gene encoding cytochrome c maturation protein CcmE, with the protein MTRKQRRFTLIGSAGAVLALALGLILFALNDQIVFFQSPSDIASQQIPEGQRIRLGGLVEDGSVERSDDANVKFRVTDTAHSVAVTYQGILPDLFREGQGVVTEGVLTPSGIFVADSVLAKHDENYMPKEVAEALKDQGHWQGGEGAAN; encoded by the coding sequence ATGACTCGGAAACAACGGCGTTTTACACTGATCGGATCCGCGGGGGCCGTTCTGGCGCTTGCACTTGGATTGATCCTGTTCGCGCTGAATGATCAAATCGTTTTCTTTCAAAGCCCAAGCGATATTGCGAGCCAGCAAATCCCTGAAGGGCAGAGAATTCGGCTTGGTGGACTGGTCGAAGACGGGTCTGTCGAGCGCTCTGATGACGCAAACGTGAAATTCCGCGTGACCGATACCGCGCATTCTGTGGCGGTGACTTATCAGGGCATTCTTCCGGATCTGTTCCGTGAAGGGCAGGGCGTTGTAACCGAAGGCGTATTGACGCCAAGCGGGATTTTCGTTGCCGACAGCGTCTTGGCCAAGCACGATGAGAATTACATGCCCAAAGAAGTGGCGGAAGCTCTGAAGGATCAGGGCCATTGGCAGGGCGGAGAGGGCGCTGCCAACTAA